GATCTCCAATGTTGTAGCCATTGCTGAACCTTCCAGTTGCCTTTGAGTAAGGAAAATCAATCCCATTATAACGGAAATTAGCTTTTGCATAGGAGTTTAAGAAATTGTTAGTCCCAATATCAATGGCTGAGTCCCCAAAAATGAAAATAGCTGgtactatcctctcatttgcaCCTGCAGGATTGCTGTCAACAACACATATAGCTAAGAGGAGAAAATAAAAAGCAAAGTTTTGTTTCCTTGCCATGAGAACTGGAATAGTTTGTTTTTCTCCACTTTGCTTGCCTTTCTCATTTCTGAGAATCTCtcttatatatatgtgtgtgtgtgtgtctgAGATGTTTGTCTAGGTATATACCAAAGAAACATCATCAACAAGGAAGAAGCAtagtttggtttaatttttttaaaatattgtttCTATATGGTTGGATTTTAAAGAGGGGATTAGTATAATACAAATAACTAGATTAGTTGGGCGGATTGCCCTATTGCTAATGAATCCTCATATTAGCCTCACAATATATTATTGTTTTATTCCTTGCTTTATCATCATGTATGCAatcatttccataaaaatatgTTGATAATACAAAACCATGCTTTCCTTTTCCCTGTTAATCCATTGTTAATTACATGGAATTTGATAATTCCTTGAACTTGGCTCTTGCTAGCTAAATTCTGACTACAAATTGATGGATTGTCATATCACAACAGAATTAAATAggcttaaaaataaattacaagtaCATATCTCACCACATGTTACCAATAATTAATTCTATGCAATttctttgcctttttttttcttagataTCATCCCATTTGGCCTATTGTTTAAGGCATCCGACTCTATGTGAGAAATTATATTATGCATGgaatgataaattaataaaattatataattaagtgGGTTCATAAattctatatattttatttatatattaaaaacggatttttcttttttgcctATATGGAACAGTTACATGATAGAAATCCTGGTGCAAAATGGTGAATGGAGGTTATTCAAAATCACAAATTCATATatagcttcttttttttttcataataagaaaagaaaagaaaaaactaatTCATAGAAAGTGTGTAGGATATATATTATCCTTTGATTAAGCTCATCTGCTGCTTATTATTTTCAGGATTGAAGGCATTAATTAGCCTGGACCAATTGGCTAAAATTCATGGGTGTCACATATCTTACTTCTCCACCAAAGAGGGTTAGAGCTGCCAATCTAGAAGCAGCCTCACTCGGGTGGAACCTGTCCCAGAACAAGTACTCTTGCCGATCAGAACAAAGGTTTGCGCTTGCATTACATGGGACTCCTCCATTGAAGCTTCCATTCCCACAGCATGCTTGTTTCACCTCCTTCAGACCTGGAAAATTCAGTATAATATTCAATTCATTATACACCAAGTAAATTTCCATTAACGAAGCAATTTTTCTGCAGATTCATAGGAAATTCTCATAGGATCAAACCTTTGACCTCCAAGGCAAACGATgaggaaatttatttatttttttctcgtCCCAAGTCATAAATAGATCAATTGCTTACCAAAAACTAGTGGGTTGTCTATGATGTCCAATGTCATTGCGTAAGCATTTCCAAGTGAGTACTTCATCCCTACAGCTTGAGAGCTCATTTTGATTAACATGGTTTCAGTACCATTGTAGAATGATTGAGCCAAATCATTGGATTCCTTGACGCATTCACCAGTTTTTCCAATGAAACGTTGAAAAGGACAGCAGCCAATTGGTGGAATGCTTACAATACCGAATTTTCGAGCATCCAAGTCATACAGTTTCTGCCATGTCAACATAGAATAAGTTATGAAATTTCTTGTCCAAGAAAAATCATAACTAATCTGCTATTAAGGAAGAAGAAtgtttttgttttcttgttTCTGACCTGAAGATGATTCTGATATGTTTGCTGAAGAGTGTCCAGGAACTCTTGGACAGGCATATTAATACTACGTTGGTATTGGAAGAGGTCATTGCTTCCGACACTAATGAGAAACAGTGATTGAGAAAGCATCGTAGCAGTGTTGTGTGGACCCAGTAAAGCTGTAATGTTGTCACGAACTGTGGAAAACTGCTGGATCTGTTCTGTCAATGGAATCACCATTTTCTGTACACATTAATATAAAGTTCAATTGGAAGTTATAGTttttcttcttagacttcctatCATTTACTTATATTAAAATCAacaaatttttctatttttagaacTCAATTGtattatgtaaaattaaaaattattctaattaatttttttattaattatacgaaaaattatcaaaattctcTTAacaatatacttttttttttcttttacatcatgttaaaattaacattttgattgttttcaaactgaaaaaagcaCATTGTTATTGAAAATGGACAAATAGATTCAGTTTGACAAGTTGATAATATAGATAAATTGAAGatatatgtattaatttttaaaatatatagctAAGGATGAAAAAGTaacttttcaaataaaaaaattggaaaatgaataacaatttagtGTGGTACGTATTGAGATTGAATAGTTGTGTAAAAGTAGCTTACAACGTCAGGTTGGGAGCCCGTTGAGTCAAGAATCCCAGATCCTCCTGATGCAAAGTTGACACCTCGGAGTATTCTCTTCTTGAAACTGGAACCATGGTTGAGAAGCAACAAAAACGGCGACGGACTCCTTTTGTAGCCGAACAGCCTCACTGTAAAAGCTAACTTTCATCAGAAACTTGGTGAAACATTTATTGTTAATTGTCCAAGCTGATCAAGTATAAGAAACACTTGCATATTTTTTTTCTGGGAAAAAAAAGCACGTATTAACAAGAAAGTAAATTGCATGAAGATCACTTCACTCGTACCAATCTGGTCTGCGCTGTTGTAGCCATTGCTGAACCTACCAGTAGGTACAGAATAAGGAAAATCAATCCCATTGTAAGGAAAATTCGCCGTcgcttgactatcttttaagaaattattagtCCCCACATCGAAGGTCGAGTCACCAAATATGAATATGGCCGGTACCGGCAGGGTAGCCTCAGTGGAGTGCAGACACAAAATGGCTAACATGAACAAGTGGAAACAAAGAGATGAAGCAATAGTAGCTGTCTTTGCCATGGGAGCAGTAGTTTCTCAAGTGTAGCTTTTACGAGCATACATatgaaaatgtatttttttttttcttaaatgaaGTTAAGTTgcgtattatataatttataaagaaGGACCCAAAGAGTGGACAAATGTAGAATAGTATAGTGTCGATGTTTTAGTGAATCCAACCTCCTTGTAAAATACTTGGGGCGGATACACCAAATCTGTATTTGCGTCATCTCaagaaaatggaaaataatTCTTCAGTTATTCAAATATTGAAAGTATTAAATTCCTAAAAAACATTGATCGAGaactattaattataaatactattaattttattcatatttaataatgtttttataCCTTTACCTGCAAGAAAAACATAtagcattatatatatatatggagatCAACAGGAAAGAACGAGGCAGCAATCGAATAACAAAGTTGGAGAAATTTTATGCGGCAACTCTTTTGTGGTGTTAATTGTTTGGAGTAGAATTTGTCCGGCTGCTGATGCTGCCTCTTTGTTAGAAACGATAGCCGTCAGTGTCTGCCTGCTCagatttttttgttttattttgtttatatataGAATCTTTTCATCCATGAACGTTACTTTCTCGCCGTTCTGAGAAATTCTAAGATTACTTGAATCAGCCCGTCCAGCGCGATTCCCACATATTTGAGGAAATTTTaggttaaattattatataaattcaaaCACTCCAAATGAGCTTGGATTTTGCTATAAAAGAAGCATCTATtacgaaaaataataattacattaaGATACCTCCATAATATGATTCGTGAGTGAGTCAATACTTGTGCtttgtaataatatatttataaaatacaaaattttattgtaaCGTATCTAATAAGCAATCCATTTCTTCGCAAGCTTATTGCTTAGAGAAAAGGGATTCTCTACCACAATTGAGAAAACATCAAACTAAAAAGTATTCCGTACAAACCCATTCAAGGGAAAATCAACTCTTGCCCTTTCCACACCCAAGTAATTATTAGTCCCAATATCCATAAATGCATCACATAATACAAAATTTGGTGGAACTTCTGAACCTGCCTTTTCCACTCCAATAACTCCACTCTATCAATTGCTTTCTATACAAATGAGGTATTGCCTTTTGTTGGTTAAACTTTCATAGTCCAGAATGCAGAAACACTCATGACATGAataagaataattaaaatgtaattctAGAATATTTCCACTCTTAATTATGCACCTACATGATTCAATAACCTCCCAGCATCTCATAAACATGTCAACTGTCTTATTTGACGGCGGTCGCATATGCCATACAGCATATATACAAGGTTTAAACTTGGGTAGCAACTACATTATTAAGTCAAATTCATCTGCATGGTAGCTAGGAGGCCAATACATCCACATCCTAGTTCTAGCCTAACCTTaacaaatatatacatatatatacacaaATTTCAGCCAATACCTAGCAAGGCAATGATCACCCACGGTCACACATTCATCAAAGCAACTGGAAAAAGGACTGGAAGGGCTCAAGTTTGCAAGGACCAAACATCTTAAGGGCCAATAACCTTCAGTTGTAAAGCAAAAGTATCCTGCAGCTATATGGAATCACATTTGATCATGGATCTATAATCCTATGGGGAATCAACTGGTTGTGAATGACATGATGACCCTGCATGAAAATGCTATGTCCTGCAGTTATAAGTTATCAAGAACTTAAGTTTCTGTTTTAACCTAGGATTGCCTTGCTGCAATAAACAGGACACTTAGTCTATACATAAAACCAGCTACTTTCAATAACATGCCCACATAGCTACCCTATCAGGAAGATTTTCTCCTCCGGACAAGGTAGCACTCCAGTTAGCTAAACCAAAACGGGCTGAAAATATGGGGGGGTTTTCTCTTGGTTATGGTTAACCTGAGAAGAAGCAATTTCAAACAACATTATACTGCATTTTAACAATGTTGAATAGAACCTCAATGGAAATTGGTAACTGTACCCGGAAGACAATCTCAAACACACTAAGGTCTCTCAACATGTACCGTAAACACTATACAAGCAAGAAAAGAATTGCAAATTATCAGGCCGGCGATCTTTCTGCCTTCAGGCTATAATTACATTGTTGCAACTTGCAATAACTAGGAAACTCATTTGTGATTtcttaacaaataaaaaatgacaGGCAATGTGGATGCTAATTTTAAAAGGACATTTCAGTCAAATTCATGGGTTTTTCAAGGCGAAAGAAAAAGATAAGCTATTCTTTATAGCACTAGCAAGAGTACTAAAAAATCGTTATGTTGATTCAAGACCTGATTCCTTAGAACCATTATATGCTTTTCATATTCAAGGTGTTTTATATGGGGCTCGTTAGCGTTCTTTAACTTCACTAACTTCAACATGGACTACTTATCCCGCAATTTCATTTCCTAATTTTCTACTCTCATCTAACAGCCATCTCCAAGATCTCCTAAAACACTAGAGTTCAGACAtctcattataaaaaataagcaGAGATTCAGACCTCAACTCTCTTCACCAAATTAAAAAACTTAAGGCCACATAGAAGCATCATTCAACACAATTCAAGGAGATGTGCAATAGACTAGTTATCACCAATTCTACCTCCATCCTACTGTTTAACTGAGTAACCTATACGAACAAGGAAAAAGACTCAGGTTTTTATAGGGGAAATTATGCAATACAAATATCAAGAAAATTTATAGCAAACAGCGACtttatttcctttatttttttcaacAGTTATCAAATGATTAGTTCAGAGCCACAAGATAAGATGAGCATCAATAAGATTAAGAATGCTCAGCTTCAAATAGAAACATCTTCGGAAGGAAAAAAAGGAAGATTATCATCCTGCAGGGAGTTTCAGAATAGAGGAACTGTCACACCTACAAAGAATTGTATAACTGTATAAATAAATGCATATTTATAAATGGCGGACTAGGGATAACTAGACAAACTCATTCATTCTTAATAGCAGTCAAAAACATCTTATATGCTGACTTTATTCAAACTGCAGAATTGCACATATCAAAGAAAGCTAAATGTCCAAAAGATGCTCAAAAGCAACCCCCTACAGCAGAATAAAACATGAATTCAACTTCTTCAACAAAAGAAAACCAGTTCAGAAAACAGAAAAAACTAAACCATGAAATTCTAATAGCTCAGtccatcaacaataaataagaAACAAATCCCACAAGAGAAAAATGCTTGCCAGAATGGGATAAAAAGGATATCAtgagaaaatatgaaaatatattgTAACAAGTTATCTCAAGAAAATGAACTGAGACAGCGAATGCTGAAATTTTGTGAAATTAGGTTCTAAAATTTTTTTGCTGGCAGTACCGAAATATAGAAATTACACAAAAATCAAACGTCATACCAAAACTTCTAAGGATGAAAATCCTCTACAGTAATTATCCTGCAAGTTTCTCAGCTTTCACTTCAATTTTGTTGAAACCAACTGAGTTTTCTTATGCTTCTTCTGCTTAATACCATCCTCATTTTTTGCTTTCTCtacatttttcttttgcttGACCCGATCCTCTTTCTTCACTTTAATTTTGTTCTCATTTCCCCCCTTTTCtcccttctttctcttcttaacCTCTAACGCACTGGTATTATCGTTATAACCACCATCAGCATTATCGATGTCTCCTTCACCATCACTGTTCAACTCAATATCATCCTCATTGACATTGCTATCCATATACCTAATCTCATGTATCctccccttcttcttctttactttcTCCTCCTCAACTACCTCTTTCTCAACCTCCTGCTCCACCTTTTCCCCCTCCTTGACACCTTCGATCTTCAACTTCAAATCAGGAAGCGCCTGATAAACGGGCAAAGCCAGGCTCTCAAGCAACTTCAAATTGAAAGACCTAATACCACCCCACTTCCTAGGCACAATCTCCGCAATCCCATGAATAGCAGCCACAATATTCTTCACTATCTCCTCTCTGGCCATTGAAACTTTTCCCACTTTAACCACACTACAAGTCCCAGTCCTCAAAAACAACAGACCCGACCCACATGCCTTCTCAATCTGCTCCTTCCAATTCTTGTGCTTCAAATCCACTGCCACTggaatcttcttcttcttgaaaAACTGCTTCCCCAGCATCTTAGGCAAGAGAGGGATGATTCTTTTATCTGCGAAAAACATATCATAGGAATCGCACAGTTTCCTTTTCGCCTCAAAGGGACGGTAATCAGTCTTGAGCTTGGATAACTTGATGATTTTGGAGATGGGTATGTCGTCGTTTTGGATCTTCTTCTTAACTGCGTCTTTGGTAAGGCCGGATTTGGGTCTGTCATCGATGATTAAGCAGAGCTCGGAGTTGTCATTCTGAGGGTTAATCAAGGGGTTGGGGAGGGGGATTTTGTGGGCATTGATGCGGCTAACACCCTTTTGCGGGATTTTTTTAAGAGTTAAAATTAGGTAAACGAATTCATCATGTTCTAGCAATTGAGGTTTTTGGATCTTGGATTTGGCAGCTCGCCATTTTAGGAGAGCGTTTACAGCTCTCTCTACCGTTTTGGGGCTTAAGCTAGAGGAAGGAGGAAGTGCGGCCATTGATGGCAGCCAGAAGAGAGAGCTAGCGGGAGAGCTAGCGGGAGAGCAAGCCTATGGCAGCGGAGAAGGAGGCGTAGTTTTGGAGAGAAGATTAAGGCAATAAGGGTTTTTGGGCTGCGATAACACGCTGTGGGGTTTAGGCTCACACTCCGGAGCGATCATATAGTTTATTTAACGGTGTCGTTTACGTGAAGTTTGAAACTTACAAATGACAATGCCAGGGACATTTTTACAAGAGTTGCTTCATATGTTTgtttatggattttttttttttcatttcaattatatcaaaaataatattaattttcgaTTTTTAGAACTCAATAGATTATATTAAGCCAATATAAGTTATTAACTCATATAAAAATgagtttaattaaatattttatattaaaatttgtatataattagttaaaattttttttaaataactaataaacaaatatatatatatatatatatatatatatatatatatatatgttgtaAATTGCAGCACATATGGCTCGATTTTGGTGGGGAGAGAGAGCTTTCACGAACCAAGTATACATTGGATAAATTGAGAACGGATGGCGAAATTGAAATTTGATGGTGGGTTGGAATttaagaaattgcatgaatttaatttatctatgtTAGGGAAGCACACATGAGTAATTTTCACTAGAGATAATCCATTAGTGGCAAGAACTCTCAAAGCAAGTATTTTTCGTTTGGCTCTTTTTTAGATTTGGAGATTGGGAGTAATCCAAGCTACTTGTGGAAAAGTGTGCGGGAAAGTAAGAAGTTGATTGCGTCAGGGTTCTCTCAAAAGAGTTTGACATAATAGAAGCATTTCGATTTGGGAAGATATATGATGCCATTAAATTTGAATGGTAAGGTTTATACTTCTCAAGAGACAGATTGTGATGTACTTTTGGTTTCTGATCTCATTCAACATGAATGCTGGAAAAGGGATTTGATTCTGTCTATATTTAATCAGATTGATACTTATAATATATTATCTATCCCGTTGAGTATCACTGGGCAAGCAGATAATTGGGTGTGGAAATTTGAGGAACGTGAATTCTATTCGGTTCGAAGTGTTTATAGATTTTTGACACAAACTACTCATTTGAGTTGCTCACTTGCGGTTAGATCAATGTGGAAGAAAATGTGGAAGAAACTCTGGTATATTTGGGCTCCGCTAAAGGTTTTGAATACGGTATGGCGAACTTGCCTTAATACTATTCCATGCTTGGTTAATTTAATTCGTAGGAATGTCTAAGTCAATGAGTCTTGTCCTGTTTGCTCTAATCAAAGTGAAACGATAATACATGTTCTGGTTACTTGCCCTTTTGCCCGTGATTGTTGGATTATAACTGAATCTGGTTGGTTCTTCCTCCACATGCAGTCGTTTAGTGATTGGTTTGTTCAGGTATGTAATTCAGTTTCTGTTTCTACTTTACACACGGTGGTTATGGTAGTTTGGCCTTTATGGGAGAATAGAAACACTGTGGTATGGAAGCAAAAAAGGTGTCCACCTCATCATGTTGTGATTAGGCGTGTAAAATCTTTTTTTCAAGATTTGGGAGGCGGCTAAAAGTTGCAGAGAGTTGGTTGTTAATGCTCCAGTTTGCATCCAATGGAAAAAGCCACTTATTGAAAGTTTTAAACTAAATGTTGATGCTGTATTATTTCTATATCAGGCTATGGGAATGGGTTGTGTTTTAAGAGGATGGAACAGTGAGTTTATTGCAGCACGTCAACAACAAATTCTTGGTAATTTTGATTCTTCTATGATTGAGGCCATAGCTTTTAGGGAAGTTTTAAACTGGCTCAAATATGGTGGTTAGTTCTTGATTATCGTAGAGTTAGACGCTCAACTTTTGGTTTGAGTTATAGCTAATTTCAATTATCATGATTTATTATCATTTGGTAGTCTTGTTTTTTATTGTaagttttttattaactttgttCGTAGGTGTACTAATGGTGTAACTTATGCGTTTACTTGAGCTAGTCATAGTGTTTTGAATTTGGTTGAAGTTTTTTTCTCACTTATTGTATTTCTACATTGAtcgtttttaaatcttaatgaaaTTTacgtttttattaaaaaaaaataattaattcttaaTGATTCCGTGATAATTTCTtagataattaatgaaaaatggaTGGAGTGAATTTTTTAGTTTGATAAGGCAAAATATATGGACTTGCGATTTTTCAAttctaaaagaaaatatatatatatatttccaatgctagtttttttttttttcttttttcatgagCATGCGATTTTCCTTTTCTAAGGATAAATTTGACATCTTTTTTCAAAACTACTGCTTTTGAATATTAAtacaaaactttattttttaaaataattatttaattgccgAGTCCATAGCCTGTCTAATAGTGTCTCATCATTATTGGTTTGGTGTTAATATATTTCATTATTTGATTTGctctaatattttttaatgtaattttgatgaatattttaaaagaatGTTATTAAATTCCTAATATCATCTTCATGCATTCTTACAGAAATACAAGCCACCAAATCAATTGAAAATACTGAATAAATTAGAGAATCCATCAAGCAAACTTGTATTCCAGTTCAGTGCCGAAATATAACCCTGTTTACAGTATGAAATGAATatttgaaaagaagaaaaaaatcacAGGTAGTATGAAGACAtagttgaaaatataaaatattaatgataGTGATAAATGTTTATGAAGATTATGATAAAGAGTATGCATTGTTGGTTACGTATACCATAGAGGGTTCATCCATACCACTGGAAAAAGGCTGGTTGTAACATCTAACAAAAATGGTGCACCAAGCATTTTGAGCTCATCGTTTGTGATTGGGGATGTGAAATGACGCGCCATGCGCACTTTGAACTCTAGGTTTGTGATTTGTTATACTTCAGAGCTTCAAAGCGAGCAGCCAGTGTATCATAATCTGGTAATTTAGGATGAACTCGAGGAGCTGGGTCTACATGAGAGGAAGGTACTGGCGGGGGATGCCGCTGTGGTGGTGGATAAATGGCAGCTGGAGAATCTTCCATTTCAATCTCTTCATCACAGTCTGATTCATCAAACTTTATTTCTGAATTTGGAGAAGAGGCATTGTAGCTGTGTCTCCTATGGACATCTTGACCGCCCATCCGGATTGGTCTCGTCTCATTGTAGCTATGTCTCCTACAAATGTGTTCATCACCATTCATCCGCACTGATCTTGTCTCCTCATTGCTTGGATATTGAGACCTATCAAAACTATGGGGCTCATATAACTGCCCGGGACCCTTAGATCCATGATCCAAGTTCTGGTAGTTGAACTGGGGATCATTAGCAACGCCCATGGAATTTCTAGGGAGCACACCATATCCAGGATTGATGCCTGAAGCATTAAAACCAGGTTGTTGGGAGGTCTGATTGAAGCTCTTGTTGGCTAGATAAGCAGCAGCCTGTGCAGCTGCAATTGCTTGCTTAGCAGATTCTGCTGCTGCCTCAGCAGCAGATGCAGTGTCTTCAAATTGCATACTGCCCATTCCTCTATCTGTAGTTGATCTGAAAAGGAACAAGAAAAAACATGCAGAAATAATCAagagttttttatatttatatctcgGCATGTAGAAACAGCTAAAATTACCTGCTTACCTGACAGTTGGATTATTTGCCTCAGCAGTTTTAACTGGAGATGGCTTCATAGGTAAGCTTGTAGCACTAACAAAAGTGTTTGGTCCCTCCTGATTGAAAAAAGAGAGGAGAGTCATTTGTGAGGAAAGTAAGGTAGATTTGCATAAGAGAGGGGACTTACAATAAGCTCCTCAGGAGCCTTCAGAAGCTCCTGTTCAGATTCTGCTGTATCCCACTCAACCTGGTATTCTTTTGCAATTTCTTTCATAACTTTCAACTTCACTTCGCCCGTAGGAGTTCTAACAGAAAGCTTGTCAATTAACTATAAGAAAAAAAGCAATTCAGTTAACATTTTCTTCAAGTGACTTGAGATAATTGTcccatcaataaaaaataagcaTTAGCTTTCTGCCACTATGATCTAATTCAGTGAGTTAAAATTAGGCAATACCATTCGATTTACACCACAATTGGGTCGCAGATCAACAGCTGCAGATACAAAATCTTTCCCATACTTCTTCTCAAATATCTTCCTCATTGCCCCTAATTCTGGAATTTCAGAGCATCTCGGGGATGCAAATATTAAACTAGCAATCCCCTCTTTCAGGTCTGTGGGGCATTCCCTGGAACAAGTCAGATCAACATGAGAACTCCATTTACACGAGCTATGAAATGCAGTTAACATATCTCATTATTCTCACCTTTGCTTTGCAATTATTGAAAGTCTGGCCACAACTAACTCACAGAAGAGCTCAATAAACTCATTTGCAGCCAAAACATTCTGTTCCCTTATCACATGCTCAACCTACAACAAGATGAAACTTATTTGCAAGTTATGTGAGCCTAAAATTATGTGCAAGTTAAATTTCGCCTTGATGATCATATCAGTAAATCACATTCCCTGCTGATCCATTTCTAATTCAGATCCCCATGTTTAAACGCACAAGCGTTTTCCAAGATAGAGCTAAGTAATATATCTTGGAAGGAGGAATATGAGCCTGGAATAAGGTATTCTTAATTAAAGTTGACctgctaaaattaaaataaaccatTTTGGATGTAGTGCATTGTGCCTTTGTCCACATCTCAATGTCTCTATATTCTTAATCACAAATTCACAATCTCAAATGAGGAAAAAAATACAACAGGTATATGAATGAAAATTAGGGCATGAAGACGGCCTATTTGTGCTTATTCCATATAGTGTTTAAAATAAGATCATATCTTCTTTTTTGACAGAAACCAAAAGTACTTAAAAGAAAGAGCAACCGGTAAGGCTATACTGTAATATGTTTTGTTCATGCAACTGACTGAAGCGCCTTTGGAaagatatatatttaaaaaaaaaagttaatat
The Manihot esculenta cultivar AM560-2 chromosome 1, M.esculenta_v8, whole genome shotgun sequence genome window above contains:
- the LOC110610155 gene encoding GDSL esterase/lipase At5g55050, whose amino-acid sequence is MAKTATIASSLCFHLFMLAILCLHSTEATLPVPAIFIFGDSTFDVGTNNFLKDSQATANFPYNGIDFPYSVPTGRFSNGYNSADQIVRLFGYKRSPSPFLLLLNHGSSFKKRILRGVNFASGGSGILDSTGSQPDVKMVIPLTEQIQQFSTVRDNITALLGPHNTATMLSQSLFLISVGSNDLFQYQRSINMPVQEFLDTLQQTYQNHLQKLYDLDARKFGIVSIPPIGCCPFQRFIGKTGECVKESNDLAQSFYNGTETMLIKMSSQAVGMKYSLGNAYAMTLDIIDNPLVFGLKEVKQACCGNGSFNGGVPCNASANLCSDRQEYLFWDRFHPSEAASRLAALTLFGGEVRYVTPMNFSQLVQAN
- the LOC110620020 gene encoding IST1-like protein, translating into MTVASVATSHTKKLMKLTLSIFSPRLSSSRCKTAAKMAVARIKLLRNKREVVVRQMRRDIAMLLQSGQDATARIRVEHVIREQNVLAANEFIELFCELVVARLSIIAKQRECPTDLKEGIASLIFASPRCSEIPELGAMRKIFEKKYGKDFVSAAVDLRPNCGVNRMLIDKLSVRTPTGEVKLKVMKEIAKEYQVEWDTAESEQELLKAPEELIEGPNTFVSATSLPMKPSPVKTAEANNPTVRSTTDRGMGSMQFEDTASAAEAAAESAKQAIAAAQAAAYLANKSFNQTSQQPGFNASGINPGYGVLPRNSMGVANDPQFNYQNLDHGSKGPGQLYEPHSFDRSQYPSNEETRSVRMNGDEHICRRHSYNETRPIRMGGQDVHRRHSYNASSPNSEIKFDESDCDEEIEMEDSPAAIYPPPQRHPPPVPSSHVDPAPRVHPKLPDYDTLAARFEALKYNKSQT
- the LOC110625255 gene encoding ribosomal L1 domain-containing protein 1, whose amino-acid sequence is MAALPPSSSLSPKTVERAVNALLKWRAAKSKIQKPQLLEHDEFVYLILTLKKIPQKGVSRINAHKIPLPNPLINPQNDNSELCLIIDDRPKSGLTKDAVKKKIQNDDIPISKIIKLSKLKTDYRPFEAKRKLCDSYDMFFADKRIIPLLPKMLGKQFFKKKKIPVAVDLKHKNWKEQIEKACGSGLLFLRTGTCSVVKVGKVSMAREEIVKNIVAAIHGIAEIVPRKWGGIRSFNLKLLESLALPVYQALPDLKLKIEGVKEGEKVEQEVEKEVVEEEKVKKKKGRIHEIRYMDSNVNEDDIELNSDGEGDIDNADGGYNDNTSALEVKKRKKGEKGGNENKIKVKKEDRVKQKKNVEKAKNEDGIKQKKHKKTQLVSTKLK